From the genome of Lentilactobacillus buchneri, one region includes:
- a CDS encoding glutamate--cysteine ligase, translated as MFSEIGQLIFDNEAVAKTSDFTMGIEIEMQRVDENGNLSQEPYPAGAGDEQTNPWITNDFLETMSEVVTPPAAHALDAMHYLFSINNALRSALSPGELLWPLSMPPRLPKDKSKIPLAKMGPKKEAYLKEWLKRHGFSQGTPCGAHINLSIDPHVFDLVLANMSDRFNSKVELQNYLYAKIAQGFLRYRWVITYLFGASPVAEANYFDPGKGPKAPIRSIRQSSHGFGNPFSGDYTNVQRYVDRIEKGVADGKLISDYEFHGAVRFKGNTHLRELPKTGVSYLELRMLDLDPSSSVGIRTNTLRFIRLLASYFIMSPAMNPEEVEKVIARSDKMNEEVSEEHPNDVSKYQANARAFLQSLEMYADRIQLGPEYQEELEDLQDRVENPLTTPSAKLITHLKNGSLEEYAIKRAKRYQQSALQSIRPFKGFENKAKLSANELKQELFKGSWEPDKSKVDK; from the coding sequence ATGTTCAGTGAAATTGGTCAGTTAATATTTGATAACGAAGCCGTTGCGAAAACCTCAGACTTTACCATGGGAATTGAAATTGAGATGCAGCGAGTTGATGAAAATGGCAATTTAAGCCAAGAACCCTACCCAGCCGGGGCCGGTGACGAACAAACCAACCCCTGGATTACCAATGATTTTCTGGAAACCATGTCTGAGGTTGTGACCCCACCGGCCGCTCATGCCCTGGACGCCATGCACTACTTGTTCAGCATTAACAACGCCTTGCGGTCAGCCCTGTCACCAGGTGAGCTGTTGTGGCCGTTATCGATGCCGCCGCGACTGCCAAAAGACAAGAGCAAGATTCCCCTCGCTAAAATGGGACCCAAGAAGGAAGCCTACTTAAAAGAATGGCTGAAACGTCACGGCTTTTCTCAAGGAACGCCTTGTGGCGCGCATATCAACTTGAGTATCGATCCCCACGTGTTTGATTTAGTTCTGGCCAACATGAGCGATCGTTTCAATTCCAAAGTTGAGCTGCAAAACTACTTATACGCCAAGATTGCCCAAGGCTTTCTGCGGTATCGTTGGGTCATTACATATCTATTTGGCGCCAGCCCCGTCGCTGAAGCCAACTATTTTGATCCGGGTAAAGGACCAAAAGCACCGATTCGCAGTATCCGCCAGAGTTCACACGGCTTTGGCAATCCATTTAGCGGCGACTACACGAACGTTCAGCGTTATGTTGACCGAATTGAAAAGGGCGTCGCTGACGGCAAGCTGATTTCAGATTACGAATTCCATGGTGCCGTCCGCTTTAAGGGCAACACCCACTTGCGAGAGCTGCCGAAGACCGGGGTCAGCTACCTTGAATTGAGAATGCTCGACCTTGACCCCAGCAGTTCTGTGGGGATTCGGACCAATACGTTACGGTTTATCCGTTTACTGGCCAGCTATTTCATCATGTCGCCGGCAATGAATCCTGAGGAAGTTGAGAAGGTCATCGCCCGTTCGGATAAGATGAACGAAGAAGTCTCCGAAGAACATCCCAATGATGTTTCCAAATATCAAGCCAATGCCAGAGCCTTCCTCCAAAGCTTGGAAATGTACGCGGATAGAATCCAGCTTGGACCTGAATACCAAGAAGAACTTGAAGACCTCCAAGACCGCGTCGAAAATCCGCTCACCACGCCAAGTGCCAAGTTAATCACCCATTTGAAAAATGGTTCTTTGGAAGAATATGCGATTAAACGGGCCAAGCGCTACCAACAATCGGCACTCCAGTCGATTCGCCCATTTAAAGGATTTGAAAATAAAGCCAAGCTGTCAGCCAACGAATTAAAGCAGGAATTATTCAAAGGCAGTTGGGAACCCGACAAATCAAAAGTCGACAAATAA
- a CDS encoding gamma-glutamyl-gamma-aminobutyrate hydrolase family protein: MRPRIALPADTLAEATNVINERNAAFAPRPAIEAIVKSGGVPVIFPSVNPEDVRDYMTLFDGVCFLGGADVDPTFYGEEPFQKLGMTYLKRDLFEIELLKQSVTAGKAIMGICRGMQLINVGLGGTLYQDLSQDLHATLKHSQEAPGNMPSHHVTVDPHSRLNDIIGQRPYVNSRHHQAVKDVAPYLKVTARADDQVIEAIESVDNDQILAVQWHPENIYKHYEDSRKLFKDFINRSQKVADKTRK; this comes from the coding sequence TTGCGCCCAAGAATCGCATTACCTGCTGACACGCTCGCCGAGGCAACCAACGTCATTAATGAACGAAATGCCGCGTTCGCGCCTCGGCCAGCAATCGAAGCCATCGTTAAATCCGGTGGCGTACCTGTCATTTTCCCAAGTGTCAATCCCGAAGACGTGCGCGATTATATGACACTGTTTGACGGCGTCTGTTTCCTTGGCGGCGCTGATGTCGATCCCACTTTCTATGGTGAAGAACCATTCCAGAAGCTGGGGATGACTTATCTCAAACGCGACTTATTTGAAATTGAATTATTGAAACAGTCTGTGACTGCCGGCAAAGCCATCATGGGAATCTGCCGAGGGATGCAGCTGATTAACGTTGGCCTGGGCGGAACCCTCTATCAAGATTTGTCCCAGGACTTACACGCGACTTTGAAACATTCCCAGGAAGCCCCAGGCAACATGCCATCTCATCACGTCACAGTTGATCCACACAGCCGCTTGAATGACATTATTGGCCAGCGCCCATATGTCAATTCACGTCATCACCAGGCCGTTAAAGACGTCGCCCCGTATTTGAAGGTGACCGCCAGAGCCGATGACCAAGTGATTGAAGCGATTGAATCAGTAGATAATGATCAGATATTAGCAGTCCAGTGGCATCCAGAAAACATTTACAAGCATTATGAGGACTCGCGGAAGCTATTCAAGGACTTCATTAATCGCAGCCAAAAGGTCGCTGACAAGACCAGAAAATAG